In Pseudomonas oryzicola, one DNA window encodes the following:
- a CDS encoding LysR family transcriptional regulator produces MDIKQLKFLIALDQTRHFGQAAALCHITQPTLSMRLRNLEDELDLVLVKRGQRFEGFTEAGERILAWARTLLAAHDGLQAEAASCRGQVVGSLRLGTVPLASFNPMHLLLPLREKYPELHFQLSSLSSEQVIDGLSRNQLDLGICYLDQVNTSFFEVIELGTTTMGLLHDTRHFQFAGDTLRWDELGGIPLGLLSKGMHYRQSLDLSFRSRGLEPNAVLESDSSFQLIQAINTGMCCAVMPLDCGLEDLSEHLRILPVADAAIHSPVGLLLRRSEPRSAIAEQCFDEARVLFQRG; encoded by the coding sequence ATGGACATCAAGCAGCTCAAGTTCCTCATCGCCCTCGACCAGACCCGCCACTTCGGCCAGGCCGCGGCGCTGTGCCATATCACCCAGCCGACGCTGTCCATGCGCCTGCGCAACCTGGAGGACGAACTGGACCTGGTACTGGTCAAGCGCGGCCAGCGTTTCGAAGGCTTTACCGAAGCCGGCGAGCGCATCCTGGCCTGGGCCCGCACCCTGCTCGCCGCCCACGACGGCCTGCAGGCCGAGGCCGCCAGCTGCCGTGGCCAGGTGGTCGGCAGCCTGCGCCTGGGCACGGTGCCGCTGGCCAGTTTCAACCCCATGCACCTGCTGCTGCCGCTGCGCGAGAAATACCCGGAGCTGCACTTCCAGCTCAGCTCGTTGAGCTCGGAGCAGGTCATCGACGGGCTCAGCCGCAACCAGCTCGACCTGGGTATCTGCTACCTGGACCAGGTCAACACCAGTTTCTTCGAAGTGATCGAACTGGGCACCACCACCATGGGCCTGTTGCACGATACCCGGCACTTCCAGTTCGCCGGCGACACCCTGCGCTGGGACGAGCTCGGCGGCATTCCGCTGGGCCTGTTGAGCAAGGGCATGCATTACCGCCAGTCGCTGGACCTGAGTTTCCGCAGCCGCGGCCTGGAGCCGAATGCAGTGCTGGAAAGCGACTCCAGCTTCCAGCTGATCCAGGCCATCAACACCGGCATGTGCTGCGCGGTCATGCCGCTGGACTGCGGCCTGGAAGACCTCAGCGAGCACCTGCGCATCCTGCCGGTGGCCGACGCCGCCATCCACAGCCCGGTAGGCCTGCTGCTGCGCCGCAGCGAACCACGTTCGGCGATTGCCGAGCAGTGCTTCGACGAGGCGCGGGTGCTGTTTCAGCGCGGCTGA
- a CDS encoding Lrp/AsnC family transcriptional regulator: protein MDSFDQHILTLLQRDAAISLKDLAEAVNLSTTPCWKRVKRLEEEGYIVGRVALLDPERLGLGLTVFVQLKTQRHDSAWLEQFAATVTAFEEVMECYRMSGDWDYMLRVVVGDIAAYDRFYKKLITRTEGLSNITSSFAMEQMKYTTAYPVHRS from the coding sequence ATGGACAGCTTCGACCAGCACATTCTCACCTTGCTACAACGCGACGCCGCGATCTCGCTCAAGGACCTGGCCGAGGCCGTCAACCTTTCCACTACCCCCTGCTGGAAGCGGGTCAAGCGCCTGGAAGAAGAAGGCTACATTGTCGGCCGCGTCGCCTTGCTCGACCCTGAACGGCTGGGGCTCGGGCTGACGGTGTTCGTCCAGCTCAAGACCCAGCGCCACGACAGCGCCTGGCTGGAGCAGTTTGCCGCGACCGTGACCGCATTCGAGGAAGTGATGGAGTGCTATCGCATGTCGGGGGACTGGGACTACATGCTGCGGGTGGTGGTGGGTGATATTGCTGCGTACGACCGGTTCTATAAAAAGCTCATCACCCGCACCGAGGGGCTTTCCAACATCACCTCCAGTTTCGCCATGGAGCAGATGAAGTACACCACGGCTTACCCGGTGCACCGCTCCTGA
- a CDS encoding phosphoethanolamine transferase → MPNFKSLRTEWVTLLASLYLLIGFNFFLWHHLEQVVPPGLPGLWLGLAFAVMMLFAFNLILTLLAFRFILKPVLIVLFLSGAGVAYFMNQYGVLIDAGMFRNIAETNVAEVRDLLSLKFALYILGLGVLPSILVWKTPIAYRAWHRELFGKLVVGGACVVALGSVALINYQGLSSLFRNHHELRLMLTPSNIVGASFGYVSERVGTAAQPFQHYGEDARRDAAWQKHERKSLTVLVVGESARADHFGVLGYDRDTTPNLAREQGLLAFSDVHSCGTETAVSVPCMFSGMQRKDYDARVAKNREGLLDILQRAGLAVQWRDNQSGCKGTCDRVQFIDVSNLKDAQLCADGECHDQILLQGLGELIDNLDQDTVLVLHQMGSHGPEYFKRYPAADQRFAPVCQSNALDQCSQQEIVNGYDNTLAYTDKVLASLIDTLRSKQDKVDTAMIYLSDHGESLGEYNLFLHGTPYAIAPEQQKHVPLLTWFSDSYKDDFGIDTDCLAKLSDAPLSQDNLFHSMLGLLQVHTEVYQQSLDLFASCRPWLAAKR, encoded by the coding sequence ATGCCGAACTTCAAATCCCTGCGGACTGAATGGGTCACGCTGCTGGCCAGCCTTTACCTGCTGATCGGCTTCAACTTCTTTCTCTGGCATCATCTCGAACAGGTCGTTCCGCCCGGCTTGCCGGGGCTATGGCTGGGTCTGGCATTCGCCGTGATGATGCTGTTCGCGTTCAACCTGATTCTGACCCTGTTGGCCTTCCGCTTCATATTGAAGCCGGTGCTCATTGTGTTGTTCCTGAGTGGTGCCGGTGTTGCCTACTTCATGAACCAGTATGGCGTACTTATTGACGCGGGCATGTTCCGCAATATTGCCGAAACCAATGTGGCAGAAGTGCGTGACTTGCTCTCGCTGAAATTTGCCTTGTATATCCTGGGCCTGGGTGTATTGCCGTCGATCCTGGTATGGAAGACGCCGATCGCCTACCGCGCCTGGCACCGCGAGCTGTTCGGCAAACTGGTGGTCGGCGGTGCCTGTGTGGTGGCCCTGGGTTCGGTGGCGCTGATCAACTACCAGGGCTTGTCGTCGCTGTTTCGCAATCACCACGAACTGCGCCTGATGCTGACCCCCAGCAATATCGTCGGCGCTTCCTTCGGTTATGTCAGCGAGCGTGTCGGTACTGCTGCGCAGCCATTCCAGCATTACGGCGAAGATGCCAGGCGCGATGCCGCCTGGCAAAAACATGAGCGCAAGTCGCTGACGGTGCTGGTGGTGGGGGAGAGTGCGCGGGCAGACCATTTCGGGGTGCTGGGCTATGACCGCGATACCACGCCGAACCTTGCCCGCGAGCAGGGCCTGCTGGCGTTCTCCGATGTGCACTCCTGCGGCACGGAAACCGCCGTTTCGGTGCCGTGCATGTTCTCCGGCATGCAGCGCAAGGACTACGATGCCCGCGTGGCGAAGAACCGCGAAGGGTTGCTGGACATCCTCCAGCGTGCCGGCCTGGCCGTGCAATGGCGTGACAACCAGTCGGGCTGCAAGGGCACCTGCGACCGTGTGCAGTTCATCGATGTCAGCAACCTCAAGGACGCGCAACTGTGCGCGGACGGTGAGTGCCATGACCAGATCCTGCTGCAGGGCCTGGGCGAGCTGATCGACAACCTCGACCAGGACACCGTGCTGGTGCTGCACCAGATGGGCAGCCACGGCCCGGAATACTTCAAGCGCTACCCGGCTGCCGATCAGCGCTTCGCCCCGGTGTGCCAGAGCAATGCCCTGGACCAGTGCAGCCAGCAGGAAATCGTCAACGGCTACGACAACACCCTGGCTTATACCGACAAGGTGCTGGCCTCGCTGATCGACACCCTGCGCAGCAAGCAGGACAAGGTCGACACGGCGATGATCTACCTGTCCGACCATGGCGAGTCGCTGGGTGAGTACAACCTGTTCCTGCACGGCACGCCCTACGCCATCGCCCCCGAGCAGCAGAAGCACGTGCCGCTGCTGACCTGGTTCTCCGACAGCTACAAGGACGACTTCGGCATCGATACCGACTGCCTGGCCAAGCTCAGCGACGCCCCGTTGTCGCAGGACAACCTGTTCCACTCGATGCTCGGCCTGTTGCAGGTGCACACCGAGGTCTACCAGCAGTCGCTGGACCTGTTCGCCAGCTGCCGGCCGTGGCTGGCGGCCAAGCGTTGA
- a CDS encoding AraC family transcriptional regulator, with protein MTDTPLATLYQSLDQHRPANLEALLAGVSLLQPILDAIPNAAIFIKDPAARYVLANNTLVQRCGLKRLQPLLGKTSAEVFPAQLGPGYTEQDRRVLKEGLVLEDQLELHLYGSREPGWCLTHKRPLYNLAGEIIGLVGISVDLQSAADTHPAYQRLAAVDEHIRQHFHQPISMRELTRIAGISVAQLERYCKRVFHLTPRQMIHKARLEHAHRLLHSDLPITEVAMRCGYTDHSAFSRQFKQLTGFTPRQYRQATSNQPR; from the coding sequence ATGACCGACACCCCCCTGGCAACCCTGTACCAGTCCCTCGACCAGCACCGCCCCGCCAACCTCGAGGCCCTGCTCGCCGGTGTGTCCCTGCTGCAGCCGATTCTCGACGCCATCCCCAACGCCGCGATCTTCATCAAGGACCCGGCCGCCCGCTATGTGCTGGCCAACAACACCCTGGTCCAGCGCTGTGGCCTCAAGCGCCTGCAACCGCTGCTGGGCAAGACCAGTGCCGAGGTGTTCCCGGCTCAGCTGGGCCCCGGCTACACCGAGCAGGATCGGCGTGTGCTCAAGGAAGGCCTGGTGCTGGAGGACCAGCTGGAACTGCACCTGTACGGCAGCCGCGAGCCCGGCTGGTGCCTGACCCACAAGCGCCCGCTGTACAACCTGGCAGGGGAGATCATCGGCCTGGTCGGTATCTCGGTCGACCTGCAATCAGCCGCCGATACCCACCCGGCCTACCAGCGCCTGGCGGCGGTGGACGAGCACATCCGCCAGCATTTCCACCAGCCGATCAGCATGCGCGAGCTGACCCGCATCGCTGGCATTTCCGTGGCCCAGCTGGAGCGCTACTGCAAGCGGGTGTTCCACCTCACGCCCCGGCAAATGATCCACAAGGCGCGCCTGGAGCATGCCCATCGCCTGCTGCACTCGGACCTGCCGATCACCGAAGTGGCCATGCGCTGCGGCTATACCGACCACAGCGCCTTCAGCCGCCAGTTCAAGCAGCTGACCGGCTTCACGCCGCGGCAGTATCGGCAGGCAACCAGCAATCAGCCGCGCTGA
- a CDS encoding FdhF/YdeP family oxidoreductase: MSQDRHIRDYKGAAAGWGALKSVTRSWLGSDNAFKNLRAMLKTNQNGGFDCPGCAWGESPENDMVKFCENGAKAVNWEATGRSVDPAFFARYSVSALAAQSDYWLEYQGRLTHPMRYDAATDHYVETSWEEAFALVAQHLRALDSPDQAEFYTSGRASNEAAFLYQLFVRAYGTNNFPDCSNMCHEASGVGMAETLGVGKGTVVFHDLELADAIFVIGQNPGTNHPRMLEPLREAVKRGAQVVCFNPLKERGLERFQHPQHPFEMLSNGSEPTNTAYFRPALGGDMAVLRGMAKYLLQWEREAQANGEPAVFDHAFIAEHTSGIDAYLATLDATPWAHIVEQSGLTQAEIELAARMYRKAERVIMCWAMGVTQHRHSVATVQEIVNLQLLRGNVGKPGAGLSPVRGHSNVQGDRTMGIDEKPRPALLDALERRFQFRVPRAHGHNAVLAIKAMAEGRAKVFIGLGGNFAQATPDTPRTHAALRNCALTVQISTKLNRSHLVTGRDALILPCLGRTEIDLQASGPQGVTVEDTFSMVHLSHGQLRPRSPHLRSEPWIIAGMAQATLGKRPIDWAYAVADYGRIRNMIADVIPGFTDFNARLQHPGGFHLGNTAAERTWRTATGKARFSPQRLPEQLVNAKVLARGDKPDLILQTLRSHDQYNTTLYGLDDRYRGVFGLREVVFVNEVDIRRMGFEPGEHVDLVSLWEDGVERRVSGFRLVAYDVPEGQAAAYYPETNPLVPLDSYGEGTYTPTSKFVAIKVEKAKAGNRIAAVAAAD, encoded by the coding sequence ATGAGCCAGGACCGACATATCCGCGACTACAAGGGCGCCGCCGCCGGCTGGGGGGCGCTCAAGAGCGTGACCAGAAGCTGGCTGGGCAGTGACAATGCCTTCAAGAACCTGCGGGCCATGCTCAAGACCAACCAGAACGGCGGCTTCGACTGCCCCGGCTGCGCCTGGGGCGAGTCGCCGGAAAACGACATGGTCAAGTTCTGCGAAAACGGCGCCAAGGCGGTCAACTGGGAAGCCACCGGCCGCTCGGTAGACCCGGCGTTCTTCGCCAGGTACAGCGTCAGCGCGCTGGCCGCGCAGAGCGACTACTGGCTGGAGTACCAAGGCCGGCTGACCCACCCGATGCGCTACGATGCGGCCACCGACCACTACGTCGAAACCAGCTGGGAAGAGGCGTTCGCCCTGGTCGCCCAACACCTGCGCGCGCTGGATTCACCCGACCAGGCCGAGTTCTATACCTCGGGCCGGGCCAGCAACGAGGCGGCGTTCCTCTACCAGCTGTTCGTTCGCGCCTACGGCACCAACAACTTCCCCGACTGCTCGAACATGTGCCACGAAGCCAGTGGCGTGGGCATGGCGGAAACCCTCGGCGTGGGCAAGGGCACCGTGGTGTTCCACGACCTGGAACTGGCCGATGCCATCTTCGTCATCGGCCAGAACCCTGGTACCAACCACCCGCGCATGCTCGAACCGTTGCGCGAAGCGGTCAAGCGCGGGGCCCAGGTGGTCTGCTTCAACCCGCTGAAAGAGCGCGGCCTGGAGCGCTTCCAGCACCCGCAGCACCCGTTCGAGATGCTCAGCAATGGCTCCGAACCGACCAATACCGCCTACTTCCGCCCGGCCCTGGGCGGCGACATGGCGGTGTTGCGCGGCATGGCCAAGTACTTGTTGCAATGGGAGCGCGAAGCCCAGGCCAACGGCGAGCCGGCGGTGTTCGACCATGCCTTCATTGCCGAGCATACCAGTGGCATCGACGCCTACCTGGCCACCCTGGACGCTACGCCGTGGGCGCACATCGTCGAGCAATCGGGGCTGACCCAGGCCGAGATCGAGCTGGCCGCGCGCATGTACCGCAAGGCCGAGCGGGTGATCATGTGCTGGGCCATGGGCGTCACCCAGCATCGCCACTCGGTAGCGACCGTACAGGAAATCGTCAACCTGCAACTGCTGCGCGGTAATGTCGGCAAACCCGGTGCCGGCCTGTCGCCGGTGCGTGGCCACAGCAACGTGCAGGGCGACCGCACCATGGGCATCGATGAGAAACCCAGGCCGGCGCTGCTCGACGCCCTTGAAAGGCGCTTCCAGTTCCGCGTGCCGCGCGCCCATGGGCACAATGCGGTGCTGGCGATCAAGGCCATGGCAGAAGGGCGGGCCAAGGTGTTCATCGGCCTGGGCGGCAACTTTGCCCAGGCCACGCCGGACACGCCGCGCACCCATGCGGCGCTGCGCAACTGCGCGCTGACCGTGCAGATTTCCACCAAGCTCAACCGCTCGCACCTGGTCACTGGCCGCGACGCCCTGATCCTGCCCTGCCTGGGGCGTACCGAGATCGACCTGCAGGCCAGCGGGCCGCAAGGCGTGACCGTGGAGGACACGTTCAGCATGGTGCACCTTTCCCATGGCCAGTTGCGCCCGCGTTCGCCACACCTGCGTTCGGAGCCGTGGATCATTGCCGGCATGGCCCAGGCGACCCTGGGCAAGCGGCCGATCGACTGGGCGTACGCCGTTGCCGATTACGGCCGCATCCGTAACATGATCGCCGACGTGATCCCTGGCTTCACCGATTTCAATGCGCGCCTGCAGCACCCAGGCGGCTTCCACCTGGGCAACACGGCGGCCGAACGCACCTGGCGCACGGCCACCGGCAAGGCGCGCTTCAGCCCGCAGCGGTTGCCGGAGCAACTGGTGAATGCCAAGGTGCTGGCGCGCGGTGACAAGCCCGACCTGATCCTGCAGACCTTGCGCTCGCACGACCAGTACAACACTACCCTGTATGGCCTGGATGACCGTTATCGCGGGGTGTTCGGCCTGCGTGAAGTGGTATTCGTCAACGAGGTCGACATCCGGCGGATGGGCTTCGAACCGGGCGAGCATGTGGACCTGGTGTCGCTGTGGGAGGATGGCGTGGAGCGGCGCGTGTCGGGCTTCCGCCTGGTGGCCTACGACGTGCCGGAAGGGCAGGCGGCGGCTTATTACCCGGAGACCAACCCGCTGGTGCCGCTGGATAGTTATGGCGAGGGAACCTATACGCCGACTTCGAAGTTCGTGGCGATCAAGGTCGAGAAGGCCAAGGCTGGGAATCGGATTGCGGCGGTGGCGGCTGCGGATTGA
- a CDS encoding bestrophin family protein — protein MIVHPAPDVLRVLFTLKGSIVKRIALRCLMITLLAALIVLVERHFPAFFYPVSATPFTLLGLSLSIFMSFRNNACYDRWWEGRKAWGKLIIETRSFVRESQVIADPALRAELLRNLCGFAHALNAHLRNEDELAAARPWLAHAEALDGHNVCDAILREVGAHCSRLAERQQISDWRYSMLEQRLVGLTEVQATCERIKGTPLPFPYTLLLHRTIYIFCLLLPFALAEPLGWLAPLFTTIVGYTFFGLDAIGNELEDPFGRDENDLPTDAMVRTVERDVLAALGERQLPPALLPEGYVLS, from the coding sequence ATGATCGTCCACCCCGCTCCTGATGTGCTGCGTGTGCTGTTCACCCTCAAGGGCTCGATCGTCAAGCGCATTGCCCTGCGCTGCCTGATGATCACCTTGCTGGCCGCGCTGATCGTGCTGGTCGAGCGGCATTTCCCGGCGTTCTTCTACCCGGTCAGCGCCACCCCGTTCACCTTGCTGGGCCTGTCGCTGTCGATTTTCATGAGCTTTCGCAACAACGCCTGCTACGACCGCTGGTGGGAAGGCCGCAAGGCCTGGGGCAAGCTGATCATCGAAACCCGCTCGTTCGTGCGCGAGAGCCAGGTCATCGCGGACCCGGCCCTGCGCGCCGAGCTGTTGCGCAACCTGTGCGGCTTTGCCCATGCGCTGAATGCGCACCTGCGCAACGAGGACGAACTGGCTGCCGCCCGGCCCTGGCTGGCCCACGCCGAAGCGCTCGACGGCCACAATGTGTGCGACGCCATCCTGCGCGAAGTGGGCGCGCACTGCTCGCGGCTGGCGGAACGGCAGCAGATCAGTGACTGGCGCTACAGCATGCTGGAGCAACGCCTGGTGGGCCTGACCGAGGTGCAGGCCACCTGCGAGCGCATCAAGGGCACGCCCTTGCCGTTCCCCTACACGCTGTTGCTTCACCGCACCATCTATATCTTCTGCCTGCTGCTGCCATTTGCCCTGGCCGAGCCACTGGGCTGGCTGGCGCCACTGTTCACCACCATCGTGGGGTACACGTTTTTCGGGCTGGATGCGATTGGCAACGAGCTGGAAGACCCGTTCGGGCGCGATGAAAACGACCTGCCGACCGATGCCATGGTGCGCACCGTGGAGCGCGATGTACTGGCGGCATTGGGCGAACGACAGCTGCCACCGGCGTTGTTGCCGGAGGGGTATGTGTTGAGCTGA
- the moaB gene encoding molybdenum cofactor biosynthesis protein B: MRVQADAVFVPLNIAVLTVSDTRTYDNDTSGELLASRALEVGHRLVARALLKDDLYKIRAQVATWIADDQVQVVLVTGGTGFTGRDSTPEAVECLLDKRIDGFGELFRALSILDIGTSTVQSRAFAGLANRTLICCLPGSTGACRTAWEGILAEQLDARHRPCNFVKHLLPIAACASRG; this comes from the coding sequence GTGCGCGTCCAAGCCGACGCGGTCTTCGTACCGCTCAACATCGCCGTGCTGACTGTCAGCGACACCCGTACCTATGACAATGACACCTCCGGCGAGCTGCTGGCCAGCCGCGCGCTGGAGGTCGGCCACCGTCTGGTGGCGCGGGCGCTGCTCAAGGACGACCTGTACAAGATCCGCGCCCAGGTCGCGACCTGGATTGCCGACGACCAGGTGCAGGTGGTGCTGGTCACCGGTGGTACCGGCTTTACCGGGCGGGACAGCACGCCGGAGGCGGTCGAATGCCTGCTGGACAAGCGCATCGACGGCTTTGGCGAGCTGTTCCGGGCCCTGTCGATCCTGGATATCGGCACCTCGACCGTGCAGAGCCGTGCATTCGCGGGGCTGGCCAACCGTACCCTCATCTGTTGCCTGCCGGGTTCCACCGGGGCCTGCCGTACGGCGTGGGAAGGGATCCTGGCGGAGCAGCTGGATGCGCGGCACCGGCCGTGCAACTTCGTCAAGCACCTGCTGCCGATCGCGGCCTGCGCCAGCCGGGGCTGA
- a CDS encoding 5-carboxymethyl-2-hydroxymuconate Delta-isomerase produces the protein MPHLNLEYSDNLRKLNVDVLLLRLNHALVGSGQFADEADIKSRAEAFRHFRVGTSPGERAFVHVRLAILSGRSPEVKTLLSSSLLDVLREAIPARPGLDIQLCVEVLDIDREPYAKLRLPG, from the coding sequence ATGCCTCACCTCAACCTGGAATACAGCGACAACTTGCGCAAGCTCAATGTCGATGTGCTGTTGCTGCGCCTGAACCACGCCCTGGTCGGCAGTGGTCAGTTCGCCGACGAGGCGGACATCAAGAGCCGTGCCGAAGCCTTCCGGCACTTTCGGGTGGGCACCTCGCCGGGCGAGCGGGCTTTTGTCCATGTGCGCCTGGCCATCCTCAGCGGGCGTTCGCCGGAGGTGAAAACGCTGTTGTCCAGCAGCCTGCTCGACGTACTGCGCGAAGCCATCCCCGCGCGGCCAGGGTTGGATATCCAGCTGTGCGTGGAAGTGCTGGACATCGATCGGGAACCTTACGCCAAGCTGCGCCTGCCAGGCTGA
- the moaA gene encoding GTP 3',8-cyclase MoaA: protein MEQNSRALIDGFNRKIDYLRMSVTDRCDFRCVYCMAEDMQFLPRQQILSLEELFAVAERFVALGTRKIRLTGGEPLVRQGIVDLCGRIAALPGLRELCLTSNGSQLGRLAQPLFDAGVTRLNISLDSLDAERFRQLTRTGDLHQVIAGIDAARHAGFRRTKLNCVVLKGRNDHELVDLVRFAIDRELDITFIEEMPLGVIDEHERGESFCSSDEVRARLAERFTLIESTESSQGPARYWRLAEASNTRIGFISPHSHNFCATCNRVRLTVEGRLLLCLGNEHSVDLKQVLRAHPGNAERLEQAIRDSLHLKPYRHHFEVGGDVQILRFMNMTGG from the coding sequence GTGGAACAGAACAGCCGGGCCCTGATCGACGGCTTCAACCGGAAAATCGACTACCTGCGGATGTCGGTCACCGATCGCTGCGACTTCCGCTGTGTGTACTGCATGGCCGAAGACATGCAGTTTCTGCCACGCCAGCAGATCCTCAGCCTCGAAGAACTGTTCGCAGTGGCCGAGCGCTTCGTCGCCCTCGGCACCCGCAAGATTCGCCTGACCGGTGGTGAACCGCTGGTGCGCCAGGGCATCGTCGACCTGTGCGGGCGCATCGCCGCCCTGCCCGGTTTGCGCGAGTTGTGCCTGACCAGCAATGGCTCGCAACTCGGGCGCCTGGCCCAGCCGCTGTTCGACGCTGGCGTGACCCGCCTGAACATCAGCCTCGACAGCCTGGATGCCGAGCGCTTCAGGCAGCTGACCCGTACCGGTGACCTGCACCAGGTGATCGCCGGCATCGACGCCGCGCGCCACGCCGGTTTCCGGCGCACCAAGCTCAACTGCGTGGTGCTCAAGGGCCGCAACGACCACGAACTGGTCGACCTGGTGCGCTTTGCCATCGACCGCGAGCTGGACATCACCTTCATCGAGGAGATGCCACTGGGCGTGATCGACGAGCATGAACGCGGCGAGTCGTTCTGCTCCAGCGACGAGGTCCGCGCACGCCTGGCCGAGCGTTTCACCCTGATCGAATCGACCGAATCGTCGCAAGGCCCGGCGCGTTACTGGCGCCTGGCTGAAGCCAGCAACACCCGCATCGGTTTCATTTCGCCGCACAGCCATAACTTCTGCGCCACCTGCAACCGCGTGCGCCTCACTGTCGAAGGCCGCCTGCTGCTGTGCCTGGGCAACGAACATTCGGTGGACCTCAAGCAGGTGCTGCGCGCCCACCCGGGCAACGCCGAACGCCTGGAACAGGCGATTCGCGATTCGCTGCACCTCAAGCCCTACCGCCATCACTTCGAAGTCGGTGGCGACGTGCAGATCCTGCGCTTCATGAACATGACCGGCGGCTAG
- a CDS encoding trans-sulfuration enzyme family protein — protein sequence MGLTMSDKPRNFATRTIHAGEQFSVADNAIFPAIVTASSFTKRSLDDKPEYSYSRVGNPTRHAYETCVAALEEGVGAVACASGVNATATVLELLPKDAHVVVMNGVYGGTFRILEDYRSRSSGLTTTYVDLNDLEAVAAAIRPETQLIWIESPTNPLLHLVDIKAVCDLAKARGILTCIDNTFCSPWNQRPITLGVDLVMHSASKYIGGHSDLTGGVVVAANDALLARLRRISMAIGGVQGPFDCYLALRGLKTLDVRMERQCANALQVARFLERHAQVEQVYYPGLESHPQHELCKRQMRSGGAVVAMKVKGDRAALNRLVEALQIFVLADSLGGVESMINHSWSMSHCSLSPEQKGVMGISENLLRLSVGIEDYRDLVEDLDTALKALATV from the coding sequence ATGGGCCTGACCATGTCCGACAAGCCGCGTAACTTCGCCACCCGTACCATTCATGCTGGCGAGCAGTTCAGCGTTGCTGACAATGCCATTTTCCCGGCGATCGTCACCGCCAGCTCGTTCACCAAGCGTAGCCTGGATGACAAGCCGGAATACTCCTACAGCCGGGTGGGAAACCCCACCCGGCATGCCTACGAAACCTGTGTCGCCGCCCTTGAAGAAGGCGTAGGTGCGGTGGCCTGTGCCTCGGGTGTGAATGCCACTGCCACCGTGCTGGAGTTGCTGCCCAAGGATGCCCATGTGGTGGTGATGAACGGCGTGTACGGCGGCACCTTCCGTATCCTGGAAGACTACCGTAGCCGCAGCTCGGGCCTGACCACCACCTACGTCGACCTCAACGACCTCGAGGCCGTGGCCGCTGCCATCCGGCCGGAAACCCAGCTGATCTGGATCGAATCGCCGACCAACCCGTTGCTGCACCTGGTCGACATCAAGGCCGTGTGCGACCTGGCCAAGGCGCGGGGCATCCTCACCTGCATCGACAACACCTTCTGTTCGCCGTGGAACCAGCGCCCCATCACCCTGGGCGTGGACCTGGTCATGCACTCGGCCAGCAAGTACATCGGCGGCCATTCCGACCTGACCGGTGGCGTGGTGGTAGCCGCCAATGATGCGTTGCTGGCGCGCCTGCGCCGTATCAGCATGGCGATTGGCGGCGTGCAGGGGCCGTTCGACTGCTACCTGGCCCTGCGCGGGCTGAAGACGCTGGACGTGCGCATGGAGCGCCAGTGCGCCAATGCCCTGCAGGTGGCGCGCTTCCTCGAACGCCACGCACAGGTCGAACAGGTGTATTACCCAGGGCTGGAAAGCCATCCGCAGCATGAGCTGTGCAAGCGGCAGATGCGCAGTGGCGGGGCAGTGGTGGCGATGAAGGTCAAGGGCGACCGGGCTGCGCTCAACCGCCTGGTGGAGGCGCTGCAGATCTTCGTGCTGGCCGACTCGCTGGGCGGGGTGGAAAGCATGATCAACCACTCCTGGAGCATGTCGCATTGCTCGCTGAGCCCGGAGCAGAAGGGCGTGATGGGCATCAGCGAGAACCTGCTGCGGTTGTCGGTGGGGATCGAGGATTACCGCGACCTGGTCGAGGACCTTGATACGGCGTTGAAAGCGCTGGCCACGGTGTGA
- a CDS encoding YdcH family protein — MPVPHDLLADLHVTADAFQALMDKDQTLHALHKEYNAKDKEVLAAEGNGTNDEAVNRLRKERLLIKDKIERIIHPPKS, encoded by the coding sequence ATGCCAGTTCCGCATGATCTGCTCGCTGACCTGCACGTTACCGCTGATGCATTCCAGGCGCTCATGGACAAGGACCAGACGCTGCACGCGCTGCACAAGGAATACAACGCCAAGGACAAGGAGGTGCTGGCCGCCGAAGGCAACGGTACCAACGACGAGGCCGTCAACCGTTTGCGCAAGGAGCGGTTGCTGATCAAGGACAAGATCGAACGGATCATTCATCCGCCCAAATCCTGA